The sequence GCGTGCGGGTATGGTCCATGAAAAACATCATCCTCTCGAAAATGCGTTGCGGACTTATGCAAATAAGGAAAGTATAACAAATTTGCGCCGGGTTGCAAGGCTTGTTCGGCAAAACAGCCATCGCCCGGCGGGTTATAAGCATACGATGGTGAACAGGATGAAGAAAATGCCCAATCAAAATGCGTTTCGCGTTAAGATAGCGCTGCCTATTTTGTTGCTGATATCGGTTTTGTTTTGCGTTGAGTTTGTGAAAGGCGCGCTGTTAATTGCCATTTTGCCCGTTTTCATGAAATCGGTGCTGGGATTGTCCGCTTTTTCGATCGGATTGTCGCTTGCTTTGCAGTATGTTGGCGATAACGCGTTTCGCAGCCCGGCGGGCTGGCTTATGGACCGCATCGGTTACCGCAGCGCCATGCTGATGGGACTGTTGGTCGCCATCGGCGCGATCATGATGGCGGCGAAATCGGGCGGAGCGTGGTGGATGGCCGCTGCCTGTGCGCTGCTCGGCATCGGCACTTCGCCATTATGGCCGTGTGTCATTTCGCTCGCGACGGAAACCGCCGGCGAACGCGCGCGCGGCACGGTCATGAGCTTTATTTATGCGGCGTGGTTTTCCGGGGCGGGCCTTGGTCCCATCGTGATCAATCTGGTTGCCGGAAAAACGTTTGCGGCTTCCTTCCGTTTGCTGTTTGCGCTGATGGCGGCCGCGACGCTGGCGGTGCTGTTTTTGCCGGGAGCCTGGCGCCTTCCCGCCGGCAAAAAAAGGCGACACCCATTGGCGCCCGGTTTCCCGTCGCCCTTGTCGCTGCAAGCCGCTCTGCGCAGCCGCATCGGCGGTTTTTGGCGCGCAGCCGGAGAAATCCGGCGTTCGCTTTCGTTCAATCCGTGGTTTTATCCCGCCATGTTTGCCAACAACTTAACCTTGGGGCTATTGATCCCGGTGGTTACGATCTATGCGCGGAACATTCTGCATTTAACGCCGCAGCAATACAGCTTTTTGTTGTTTTCCGGGGGAGCGGTGGCCGTAATCATGCTGTTTCCTGTCGGCAGATGGGTTGACAAGCGGGGAAGCAAATGGTTTTTGCATCTCGGTTTTTCGTTAACCGCCGCGGCTTTGTTTGTGTTTTCTTTTGTAAAAGCGGTGCCCCAGGTGCTGATTGTCGCGGTGCTTTTGGGAGCGGGATACGCCATGGTCATTCCGGCGTGGAAAGCGCTGAT comes from Bacilli bacterium and encodes:
- a CDS encoding MFS transporter produces the protein MPNQNAFRVKIALPILLLISVLFCVEFVKGALLIAILPVFMKSVLGLSAFSIGLSLALQYVGDNAFRSPAGWLMDRIGYRSAMLMGLLVAIGAIMMAAKSGGAWWMAAACALLGIGTSPLWPCVISLATETAGERARGTVMSFIYAAWFSGAGLGPIVINLVAGKTFAASFRLLFALMAAATLAVLFLPGAWRLPAGKKRRHPLAPGFPSPLSLQAALRSRIGGFWRAAGEIRRSLSFNPWFYPAMFANNLTLGLLIPVVTIYARNILHLTPQQYSFLLFSGGAVAVIMLFPVGRWVDKRGSKWFLHLGFSLTAAALFVFSFVKAVPQVLIVAVLLGAGYAMVIPAWKALIAHAVPAKGRGSVWGVILTIEGGGMICGTIISGKLWDLFGYHAPFITGAAVMAALFAVHLLVLSRPRQAQ